A region of Crenobacter cavernae DNA encodes the following proteins:
- the ccoN gene encoding cytochrome-c oxidase, cbb3-type subunit I, with protein METQSTYNYKVVRQFAVMTVAWGIFGMLMGVVIAAQLVWPDLNFGPWLHFGRLRPLHTNAVIFAFGGCGLFATSYYVVQRTCNVRLISDKLAAFTFWGWQAVIVAAAITLPLGYTQSKEYAELEWPIDILIALVWVAYAVVFFGTIAKRKIKHIYVANWFYGSFILTVALLHIVNNLSVPAGAFKSYSVYAGAVDAMVQWWYGHNAVGFFLTAAFLGMMYYFVPKQAGRPVYSYRLSVVHFWALIFTYMWAGPHHLHYTALPDWTQSLGMVFSLILLAPSWGGMINGIMTLSGAWHKLRTDPVLKFLVVSLSFYGMSTFEGPMMAIKTVNALSHYTDWTVGHVHSGALGWVGFITMGSLYYLIPRLWGREEMYSVKLIEAHFWLATIGVVLYISALWISGVMQGLMWRALNPDGTLTYAFAEVVKATYPYHFVRFVGGAFYLTGMVLMAYNTYRTVFAGRPVDAKIPAVTAHAH; from the coding sequence ATGGAAACGCAATCCACTTATAACTATAAGGTGGTGCGCCAGTTTGCCGTGATGACCGTAGCCTGGGGCATTTTCGGCATGCTGATGGGCGTCGTCATCGCGGCCCAGCTGGTGTGGCCGGACCTGAACTTCGGTCCGTGGCTCCACTTCGGCCGCCTGCGCCCGCTGCACACCAACGCCGTGATCTTCGCCTTCGGCGGCTGCGGCCTGTTCGCCACCTCGTACTACGTCGTCCAGCGCACGTGTAACGTGCGGCTGATTTCGGACAAGTTGGCCGCCTTCACCTTCTGGGGCTGGCAGGCGGTGATCGTCGCCGCGGCCATCACGCTGCCGCTCGGCTACACGCAGAGCAAGGAATACGCCGAGCTCGAGTGGCCGATCGACATCCTGATCGCGCTCGTCTGGGTCGCCTACGCCGTGGTGTTCTTCGGCACCATCGCCAAACGCAAGATCAAGCACATCTACGTCGCCAACTGGTTCTACGGTTCGTTCATCCTGACCGTCGCGCTCTTGCACATCGTGAACAACCTGTCGGTGCCGGCCGGCGCGTTCAAGTCGTACTCGGTCTACGCCGGCGCCGTCGACGCGATGGTGCAATGGTGGTACGGCCACAACGCCGTCGGCTTCTTCCTGACCGCCGCCTTCCTCGGCATGATGTACTACTTCGTGCCGAAACAGGCCGGCCGTCCGGTGTACTCCTACCGCCTGTCGGTAGTGCACTTCTGGGCGCTGATCTTCACCTATATGTGGGCGGGTCCGCACCACCTGCACTACACCGCGCTGCCCGACTGGACCCAGTCGCTCGGCATGGTGTTCTCGCTGATCCTGCTGGCACCGTCCTGGGGCGGCATGATCAACGGCATCATGACGCTGTCCGGCGCCTGGCATAAGCTGCGCACCGACCCGGTCCTGAAGTTCCTCGTCGTGTCGCTGTCGTTCTACGGCATGTCGACCTTCGAAGGCCCGATGATGGCGATCAAGACCGTGAACGCGCTGTCGCATTACACCGACTGGACCGTCGGCCACGTGCACTCCGGCGCGCTCGGCTGGGTCGGCTTCATCACCATGGGTTCGCTCTACTATCTGATCCCGCGCCTGTGGGGCCGTGAAGAGATGTACAGCGTCAAGCTGATCGAGGCGCACTTCTGGCTCGCGACCATCGGCGTCGTGCTCTACATCTCCGCGCTGTGGATCTCCGGCGTGATGCAGGGCCTGATGTGGCGCGCGCTGAACCCGGACGGCACGCTGACCTACGCGTTCGCCGAGGTCGTCAAAGCCACCTATCCGTATCACTTCGTACGCTTCGTGGGCGGCGCCTTCTACCTGACCGGCATGGTCCTGATGGCTTACAACACCTACCGCACCGTGTTCGCAGGTCGTCCGGTCGACGCCAAGATCCCGGCCGTCACCGCCCACGCGCACTAA
- the gcl gene encoding glyoxylate carboligase, whose amino-acid sequence MAKMTAVEAAVHVLLKEGVDTAFGVPGAAINPFYSALRKVGGVSHVLARHVEGASHMAEGYTRAKAGNVGLCIGTSGPAGTDMITGLYSAQADSIPILCITGQAPRARLHKEDFQAVDIESIAKPVTKWAVTVREPAQVPRAFQQAFHLMRSGRPGPVLIDLPFDVQVAEIDFDPDTYEPLSLHKPAATRAQVEKALSYLIESERPLIVSGGGVINADASDLLQEFAEIVNVPVVPTLMGWGTIADDHPLMAGMVGLQTSHRYGNATMLASDFVFGIGNRWANRHTGSVETFTKGRKFVHIDIEPTQIGRVFGPDYGIVSDAKAALKLLVEVAKEWKAAGKLKNTASWVAEVQERKRTMHRKSDFDNVPVKPQRVYQEMNAFFGKDVTYVTTIGLSQIAAAQFLHVYEPRHWINCGQAGPLGWTIPAAIGVKTANPDADVVAISGDYDFQFMIEELAAAAQFKKPYIHVVVNNAYLGLIRQSQRMFEMDYCVQLAFENVNSPELGVYGVDHVKVAEGLGVKAIRVTQPDDIQPAFAKARELMAEFQVPVVVEIILERVTNIAMGTEIDKVTEFEEILDLPA is encoded by the coding sequence ATGGCAAAAATGACCGCCGTTGAAGCAGCCGTCCACGTGCTGCTGAAGGAAGGCGTCGATACCGCGTTCGGCGTTCCGGGCGCAGCGATCAACCCGTTCTACTCCGCGCTGCGTAAAGTCGGCGGCGTCAGCCACGTCCTGGCGCGCCACGTCGAAGGCGCTTCGCACATGGCCGAAGGCTACACCCGCGCTAAAGCGGGCAACGTCGGCCTGTGTATCGGTACCTCGGGCCCGGCCGGCACCGACATGATCACCGGTCTGTACTCGGCCCAGGCCGACTCGATCCCCATCCTGTGCATCACCGGTCAGGCCCCGCGTGCCCGTCTGCACAAGGAAGACTTCCAGGCCGTCGACATCGAGTCGATCGCCAAGCCGGTGACCAAGTGGGCCGTGACCGTGCGCGAGCCGGCTCAGGTGCCGCGTGCTTTCCAGCAAGCCTTCCACCTGATGCGCTCCGGCCGTCCGGGCCCGGTGCTGATCGACCTGCCGTTCGACGTGCAGGTTGCCGAGATCGACTTCGATCCGGACACCTACGAGCCGCTGTCGCTGCACAAGCCGGCCGCCACCCGTGCCCAGGTTGAAAAAGCACTGTCCTACCTGATCGAGTCCGAGCGTCCGCTGATCGTGTCCGGCGGTGGCGTGATCAACGCCGACGCGTCCGATCTGCTGCAGGAATTCGCCGAGATCGTGAACGTGCCGGTGGTGCCGACCCTGATGGGCTGGGGCACCATCGCCGACGACCACCCGCTGATGGCCGGTATGGTCGGTCTGCAGACCTCGCACCGCTACGGCAACGCCACCATGCTGGCTTCCGACTTCGTGTTCGGTATCGGCAACCGTTGGGCCAACCGCCACACCGGTTCGGTCGAGACCTTCACCAAGGGCCGCAAGTTCGTCCACATCGACATTGAACCGACCCAGATCGGCCGCGTGTTCGGCCCGGACTACGGCATCGTCTCCGACGCCAAGGCCGCGCTGAAGCTGCTGGTCGAAGTGGCGAAAGAGTGGAAGGCCGCCGGCAAGCTGAAGAACACCGCAAGCTGGGTGGCCGAGGTTCAAGAGCGCAAGCGCACGATGCACCGCAAGTCGGACTTCGACAACGTGCCGGTCAAGCCGCAACGCGTGTACCAGGAAATGAACGCCTTCTTCGGCAAGGACGTCACCTACGTGACGACCATCGGCCTGTCGCAGATCGCCGCCGCCCAGTTCCTGCACGTGTACGAGCCGCGCCACTGGATCAACTGCGGCCAGGCCGGCCCGCTGGGTTGGACCATCCCGGCCGCGATCGGCGTGAAGACCGCGAACCCGGACGCCGACGTGGTAGCCATCTCCGGCGACTACGACTTCCAGTTCATGATCGAGGAACTGGCTGCCGCCGCGCAGTTCAAGAAGCCGTACATCCACGTCGTCGTGAACAACGCCTACCTCGGCCTGATCCGCCAGTCGCAGCGCATGTTCGAGATGGACTACTGCGTGCAGCTGGCGTTCGAGAACGTTAACTCGCCGGAACTGGGCGTGTACGGCGTCGACCACGTGAAAGTGGCCGAAGGCCTGGGCGTCAAAGCGATCCGCGTCACCCAGCCGGACGACATCCAGCCGGCGTTCGCCAAGGCTCGCGAGCTGATGGCCGAATTCCAGGTGCCGGTCGTCGTCGAGATCATCCTCGAGCGCGTGACCAACATCGCCATGGGTACCGAGATCGACAAAGTGACCGAGTTCGAGGAAATCCTCGACCTGCCGGCCTGA
- the iclR gene encoding glyoxylate bypass operon transcriptional repressor IclR: MAIGSSTLDKRGGPRAKTPDSGGSPTGQVQSLTRGLTLLERIAESVSGVSLTDLALQVGLPNSTTHRLLTTMQQAGFVQQVGDLGLWTIGVRAFTVGSAFLDSRELITISYPIMRRLVDAAGETANLTVLDREESLAVLIGQVECREMMRMLAPIGSRMPLHASGAGKAFIATLTDDEVSDSLRKTGLAQYTHSTINTPAKLKEEISRIRRQGFSFDDEEHAVGLRCVAACIYDEYNEPFAAVSVSGPKSRIPDERVVHLGSLVVQAAQDITQAFSGISRPGYPKR, translated from the coding sequence ATGGCCATCGGCAGCAGCACCCTCGACAAGCGCGGCGGACCGCGCGCCAAGACCCCCGACAGCGGCGGCAGTCCGACCGGACAGGTGCAGTCGCTGACGCGCGGCCTGACGCTGCTCGAGCGTATCGCCGAGTCGGTCAGCGGCGTCTCGCTGACCGACCTCGCGCTGCAGGTCGGCCTGCCCAACTCGACCACGCACCGGCTGCTCACCACCATGCAGCAGGCCGGTTTCGTGCAGCAGGTCGGCGACCTCGGGCTGTGGACCATAGGCGTGCGCGCGTTCACCGTCGGCAGTGCCTTCCTCGACAGCCGCGAGCTGATCACCATCTCGTACCCGATCATGCGCCGCCTGGTCGACGCCGCCGGCGAAACCGCCAACCTGACCGTGCTCGACCGCGAGGAAAGCCTCGCGGTGCTGATCGGCCAGGTCGAATGCCGCGAGATGATGCGCATGCTCGCGCCGATCGGCAGCCGCATGCCGCTGCATGCGTCGGGTGCCGGCAAGGCCTTCATCGCGACGCTGACCGACGACGAGGTCAGCGACTCGCTGCGCAAGACCGGCCTCGCGCAGTACACGCACAGCACGATCAACACGCCGGCCAAGCTGAAGGAAGAGATCTCGCGCATCCGTCGCCAGGGCTTCTCCTTCGACGACGAGGAGCACGCGGTCGGCCTGCGCTGCGTCGCCGCGTGCATCTACGATGAGTACAACGAGCCGTTCGCCGCGGTCTCGGTGTCGGGCCCGAAGTCGCGCATCCCCGACGAGCGCGTCGTGCACCTCGGTTCGCTGGTCGTCCAGGCCGCACAGGACATCACGCAGGCGTTCAGCGGCATCTCGCGCCCGGGCTATCCGAAGCGCTGA
- the hyi gene encoding hydroxypyruvate isomerase — protein MPKFAANLTMLFNEVDFLSRFEAAAKAGFKGVEYLFPYDFDKNQLAELLDKNGLKQVLHNLPAGNWAGGERGIAVLPDRVSEFQDGVGRAIDYAKTLGCTQLNVLAGITPQGVDADKVRETFVSNIKFAADKLEAEGIKLLIEAINTFDIPGFYVSGTQQTLDLIAASGSSNIYVQYDVYHMQRMEGELANTIKAKLPQIAHIQLADNPGRNEPGTGEINYPFLFSFLDEIGYDGWIGCEYKPKTTTVEGLGWAKAYLG, from the coding sequence GTGCCTAAGTTTGCCGCCAACCTGACCATGCTGTTCAACGAAGTGGACTTCCTGTCGCGCTTCGAAGCCGCCGCCAAAGCCGGCTTCAAGGGCGTGGAATACCTCTTCCCGTACGACTTCGACAAGAACCAACTGGCTGAGCTGCTCGACAAGAACGGCCTGAAACAGGTTCTGCACAACCTGCCGGCCGGTAACTGGGCCGGCGGCGAGCGCGGCATCGCCGTGCTGCCGGATCGCGTGTCCGAGTTCCAGGACGGCGTCGGCCGTGCGATCGACTACGCCAAGACCCTCGGCTGCACCCAGCTGAACGTGCTGGCCGGCATCACCCCGCAGGGTGTGGACGCCGACAAAGTGCGCGAGACTTTCGTGTCGAACATCAAGTTCGCCGCCGACAAGCTCGAAGCCGAAGGCATCAAGCTCCTGATCGAAGCGATCAACACCTTCGACATCCCGGGCTTCTACGTGTCGGGCACCCAGCAGACGCTGGACCTGATCGCCGCCTCGGGCAGCAGCAACATCTACGTCCAGTACGACGTCTACCACATGCAGCGCATGGAAGGTGAGCTGGCCAACACGATCAAGGCCAAGCTGCCGCAGATCGCGCACATCCAGCTGGCCGACAACCCGGGCCGCAACGAACCGGGCACCGGCGAGATCAACTACCCGTTCCTGTTCTCGTTCCTCGACGAGATCGGCTACGACGGCTGGATCGGCTGC
- the ccoO gene encoding cytochrome-c oxidase, cbb3-type subunit II, which produces MEKIQKLIEERVGYLIVFTLIVISFAGLVEIVPLMFQKSTTEPVAGLKPFTALQLAGRDVYQREGCFNCHSQMIRPLRAETERYGHYSVAGESVYDHPFLWGSKRTGPDLARVGGRYSDEWHRVHLINPRDVVPESNMPAFPWLARNLVDADSVPKHMEALRKVGVPYSDKDIAEAKAAVDGKSEMDAVIAYLQGLGLALKNAR; this is translated from the coding sequence ATGGAAAAGATCCAGAAACTGATCGAAGAACGCGTCGGCTACCTGATCGTGTTCACGCTGATCGTGATCAGCTTTGCCGGCCTCGTCGAAATCGTGCCGCTGATGTTCCAGAAGTCGACCACCGAGCCGGTGGCGGGCCTCAAGCCCTTCACCGCGCTGCAACTGGCCGGCCGCGACGTCTACCAGCGCGAAGGCTGCTTCAACTGTCACTCGCAGATGATCCGCCCGCTCCGCGCCGAGACCGAACGCTACGGCCACTACTCGGTCGCCGGCGAGTCGGTGTACGACCACCCGTTCCTGTGGGGCTCCAAGCGTACCGGTCCGGACCTGGCCCGCGTCGGCGGCCGCTACTCGGACGAATGGCACCGCGTGCACCTGATCAACCCGCGCGACGTCGTGCCCGAGTCGAACATGCCGGCCTTCCCGTGGCTCGCCCGCAACCTGGTCGACGCGGACTCCGTCCCCAAGCATATGGAAGCGCTGCGCAAAGTGGGCGTCCCCTACTCCGACAAGGACATCGCCGAGGCCAAGGCCGCGGTCGACGGCAAGTCGGAAATGGACGCGGTGATCGCCTACCTGCAGGGCCTCGGCCTTGCGCTGAAGAACGCGCGCTAA
- a CDS encoding DMT family transporter, with protein MKQHLGSLGLLAGLWLVWSYAWSVSKLALPYIGPFDLATARTLCGVLGLGILLVATGRSLAPTPFWPTFWLGLAQTAGFTALSNFALVTGGAGKVSVLAYTMPFWTLVLARVFLDERLSKAQWASVALAFAGLMAIVEPWHLDLARLSEWLAVAAGLTWASSAIIAKTLRRHRRVDVMSLTFWQMFWGFWPLLAVSLAMGEPAPVWGWELAAALLYLGPLANSLGWLIWMVLLGRLSAGATGLGALVVPALSVAIAALQFGEIPSLSESLGMALIALSLGLLCVVTLGRSKAG; from the coding sequence ATGAAACAACACCTCGGCAGCCTCGGCCTCCTGGCCGGCCTGTGGCTGGTGTGGAGCTACGCGTGGAGCGTCTCCAAGCTCGCCTTGCCCTATATTGGCCCGTTCGACCTCGCGACGGCGCGCACGCTGTGCGGCGTGCTCGGCCTCGGGATACTGCTCGTCGCCACCGGCAGGAGCCTTGCGCCGACGCCATTCTGGCCGACCTTCTGGCTCGGGCTGGCGCAGACCGCCGGCTTCACCGCGCTGTCCAACTTCGCGCTCGTCACCGGCGGCGCCGGCAAGGTGTCGGTGCTCGCGTACACGATGCCGTTCTGGACGCTGGTCCTCGCGCGCGTCTTTCTCGACGAGCGGCTGAGCAAGGCTCAATGGGCGAGCGTCGCGCTGGCGTTCGCCGGGCTGATGGCCATCGTCGAGCCGTGGCATCTTGACCTCGCGCGGCTGTCCGAGTGGCTGGCGGTGGCAGCCGGCCTGACCTGGGCGAGCTCGGCGATCATCGCCAAGACCTTGCGCCGCCATCGCCGGGTCGACGTGATGTCGCTGACCTTCTGGCAGATGTTCTGGGGCTTCTGGCCGCTGTTGGCGGTCTCGCTCGCGATGGGCGAGCCCGCGCCGGTGTGGGGCTGGGAGCTGGCGGCGGCGCTGCTGTATCTGGGGCCGCTGGCCAATAGTCTGGGCTGGCTGATCTGGATGGTGCTGCTCGGAAGGCTGTCGGCCGGCGCGACGGGGCTGGGGGCGCTGGTGGTGCCGGCGCTGTCGGTCGCGATCGCCGCGCTGCAGTTCGGCGAGATCCCGAGCCTGTCGGAGTCGCTCGGCATGGCGCTGATCGCCTTGTCGCTCGGCCTCTTGTGCGTGGTGACGCTCGGGCGTTCGAAAGCGGGATGA
- the pepN gene encoding aminopeptidase N has translation MATPQIKYRKDYRAPAFQIDRIDLTFDIHEPLVTVRSRLVMRRNGGNSAKLVLDGSAVLKAVVLDGERLAEPRYALDAAAETLTIDDVPDGFILEIETEIDAAANTSLMGLYASGGNLFTQCEPEGFRKITYYLDRPDSMSKFTTTLIADKQAYPVLLSNGNKVGEGMLDKKRHWVKWVDPYKKPSYLFALVAGRLSALRDRFVTAGGRDVKLEVWTEASDQDKVAHAMASLKRAMKWDEERFGLEYDLDTYMIVAVGDFNMGAMENKGLNIFNTKYVLARQDTATDFDFEAVEGVIGHEYFHNWTGNRVTCRDWFQLSLKEGLTVFRDQEFTADMTSRAVKRVEDVQSLRAMQFPEDAGPTAHPIRPDSYIEMNNFYTMTVYEKGAEVVRMYQTLLGRDGFRKGMELYFRRHDGQAVTCDDFRNAMADANGVDLTQFGLWYSQAGTPLLSVTGEYDAVSQTYTLTVKQSCPATPDQAEKQPFHVPFAVGLVGPDGDDLPLTLDGEAVPGPTTRVLDVKSAEQVFVFTGVAAQPVPSLLRDYSAPVQLNFAWHDEELAFLMAGDADPFARWEAGQTLARRVLVARVADDAANRPWQGAGPLAECFAAVLADHAIDPAFKALMLSLPHEAELLELLDAVDPARLTRVRERLLAELAQTLRGAWHEMFDLNRGHEYRPQDAGRRTLKNLALAMLARLPDDWPLDAAREQFEEANNMTDQIGALEAVKHRDSEVRTDCLVDFAERWGEEPLVMDKYFALIATSRLPCTLDHVKAAMEHPAFSIKNPNKARALIGGFTRNLAVFHAEDGSGYAFVADRVLEIDAFNPQVASRLVQAFNRWKKLEPGRRALMRSQLERILAAPDLSRDVYEIVSKNLAEPA, from the coding sequence ATGGCCACGCCACAGATCAAGTACCGCAAGGACTACCGCGCACCCGCGTTCCAGATCGACCGGATCGACCTGACCTTCGACATCCACGAGCCGCTGGTGACCGTCAGGTCGCGCCTGGTGATGCGCCGCAACGGCGGCAACTCGGCCAAGCTCGTGCTCGACGGCAGCGCCGTGCTCAAGGCGGTGGTGCTCGACGGTGAAAGGTTGGCCGAGCCGCGCTACGCGCTCGATGCGGCCGCCGAGACGCTGACCATCGACGACGTGCCCGACGGCTTCATCCTCGAGATCGAGACCGAGATCGACGCGGCGGCCAATACCAGCCTGATGGGGCTGTACGCTTCCGGCGGCAACCTGTTCACGCAGTGCGAGCCCGAGGGGTTCCGCAAGATCACCTACTACCTCGACCGTCCCGACTCGATGTCGAAGTTCACCACCACGCTGATCGCCGACAAGCAGGCCTACCCGGTGCTCTTGTCGAACGGCAACAAGGTCGGCGAGGGCATGCTCGACAAGAAGCGCCACTGGGTGAAATGGGTCGACCCGTACAAGAAGCCTTCCTACCTGTTCGCGCTGGTCGCCGGCCGCCTGTCGGCACTGCGCGACCGCTTCGTGACCGCCGGCGGGCGCGACGTCAAGCTGGAAGTCTGGACCGAGGCGTCCGACCAGGACAAGGTCGCGCACGCGATGGCGTCGCTGAAACGCGCGATGAAGTGGGACGAGGAGCGCTTCGGGCTCGAGTACGACCTCGACACCTACATGATCGTCGCCGTCGGCGACTTCAACATGGGCGCGATGGAGAACAAGGGTCTCAACATCTTCAACACCAAGTACGTGCTCGCGCGCCAGGACACCGCGACCGACTTCGACTTCGAGGCGGTCGAGGGCGTGATCGGCCACGAGTACTTCCACAACTGGACCGGCAACCGCGTCACCTGCCGCGACTGGTTCCAGTTGAGCCTGAAGGAAGGCCTGACGGTGTTCCGCGACCAGGAGTTCACCGCCGACATGACGAGCCGCGCGGTCAAGCGCGTCGAGGACGTGCAGTCCCTGCGCGCGATGCAGTTCCCTGAGGACGCCGGCCCGACCGCGCACCCGATCCGCCCGGACAGCTACATCGAGATGAACAACTTCTACACCATGACGGTGTACGAGAAGGGCGCCGAAGTGGTGCGCATGTACCAGACGCTGCTCGGCCGCGACGGCTTCAGGAAGGGCATGGAGCTCTACTTCCGCCGCCACGACGGTCAGGCGGTGACCTGCGACGACTTCCGTAATGCCATGGCCGACGCCAATGGCGTCGACCTGACCCAGTTCGGCCTGTGGTACAGCCAGGCCGGCACGCCGCTGCTGTCGGTCACGGGTGAATACGACGCGGTCAGTCAGACCTACACACTAACGGTGAAACAGAGCTGCCCGGCGACGCCCGACCAGGCCGAGAAGCAGCCGTTCCACGTCCCGTTCGCCGTCGGCCTCGTCGGCCCGGACGGCGACGACCTGCCGTTGACCCTCGACGGAGAGGCGGTGCCCGGCCCGACCACGCGCGTGCTCGACGTCAAGTCGGCCGAGCAGGTCTTCGTGTTCACCGGCGTCGCCGCGCAGCCGGTGCCGTCGCTGCTGCGCGACTACTCGGCGCCGGTCCAGCTTAACTTCGCGTGGCACGACGAGGAGCTGGCCTTTCTGATGGCGGGCGATGCCGACCCGTTCGCACGCTGGGAAGCCGGCCAGACGCTGGCGCGCCGCGTGCTCGTCGCGCGCGTCGCCGACGACGCGGCGAACCGGCCGTGGCAGGGGGCGGGGCCGCTCGCCGAGTGCTTCGCCGCGGTGCTCGCCGACCATGCGATCGACCCGGCGTTTAAGGCGCTGATGCTGTCGCTGCCGCATGAGGCCGAACTCCTGGAGCTGCTCGACGCCGTCGACCCGGCGCGCCTCACGCGCGTGCGCGAACGGCTGCTGGCCGAGCTCGCGCAGACCTTGCGCGGCGCGTGGCACGAGATGTTCGACCTGAATCGCGGCCACGAATACCGGCCGCAGGACGCCGGCCGCAGGACGCTGAAGAACCTCGCGCTCGCCATGCTCGCCCGCCTGCCGGACGACTGGCCGCTCGACGCGGCGCGCGAACAGTTCGAGGAGGCGAACAATATGACCGACCAGATCGGCGCGCTCGAGGCGGTCAAGCACCGCGACAGCGAGGTGCGCACCGACTGCCTGGTCGACTTCGCCGAACGCTGGGGCGAAGAGCCGCTGGTGATGGACAAGTACTTCGCCCTGATCGCGACGAGCCGCCTGCCGTGCACGCTCGACCACGTGAAGGCGGCGATGGAGCACCCTGCATTCAGCATCAAGAACCCGAACAAGGCGCGCGCGCTGATCGGCGGCTTCACGCGCAACCTCGCCGTCTTCCACGCCGAGGACGGCAGCGGCTATGCCTTCGTCGCCGACCGCGTGCTCGAGATCGATGCGTTCAACCCGCAGGTCGCGAGCCGCCTGGTGCAGGCGTTCAACCGCTGGAAGAAGCTCGAACCGGGCCGGCGCGCGCTGATGCGCTCTCAGCTCGAGCGCATCCTCGCCGCGCCGGACCTGTCGCGCGACGTGTACGAGATCGTGTCGAAGAACCTCGCCGAGCCGGCGTGA
- a CDS encoding M61 family metallopeptidase, producing the protein MTATVRYTLRPIRPEAHLFEATLTVDAPDQAGQRFTLPAWIPGSYMIRDFARQIVAIRAESGGKSLALTQLDKHSWLAEPCKKALTVTVEVYAYDLSVRGAYLDSTRGFFNGTSVFLRPEGLAEQPCTLDIQPPEGKAFDDWTVATSLAPLDVKKRTGFGRYGAAGYDELIDHPFELGGVERVTFKACGVPHEIVVSGRHRGDLKRLARDAKKICEYQIRLFGEPAPFERYVFLLYVGGDVYGGLEHRASTALVANRDDLPVKGDKSLTDGYLQLLGLISHEYFHSWNVKRIKPAAFTPYELSTENYTRLLWAFEGVTSYYDDLTLVRSGLIDKERYLQLLAKTITAVERGAGRRKQTLEESSFTAWNKYYRQDENSPNAIVSYYAKGALAALALDLFIREESGGVKSLDDVMCALWSKWLSDGQGLAEHEWEAIAEAVTGLDLADFFASALRSTEDLPLAKLLATQGVTLSFDAAASASDRGGLADSANVKERAVFGAKTAADPLGVKLTQVFDGGAAQAAGLSGGDVLVAIDHLKASDFDKQLARYAPGDKITVHYFRRDELASATLELAAAPTDTARLALAGDAAWLHR; encoded by the coding sequence ATGACCGCGACCGTGCGCTACACCCTCCGCCCGATCCGACCCGAAGCCCATCTGTTCGAAGCGACGCTCACCGTCGACGCGCCCGACCAGGCCGGTCAGCGCTTCACGCTGCCGGCGTGGATTCCCGGCAGCTATATGATCCGCGACTTCGCGCGCCAGATCGTGGCGATCCGCGCCGAATCGGGCGGTAAGAGCTTGGCGCTGACGCAGCTGGACAAGCACAGCTGGTTGGCCGAGCCGTGCAAGAAGGCGCTGACGGTGACGGTAGAGGTGTACGCGTACGACCTGTCAGTGCGCGGCGCTTATCTGGATTCCACGCGCGGCTTCTTCAACGGCACCAGCGTGTTCCTGCGCCCCGAAGGCTTGGCCGAGCAGCCGTGCACGCTCGACATCCAGCCGCCCGAGGGCAAGGCGTTCGACGACTGGACGGTCGCGACCAGCCTGGCGCCGCTCGATGTGAAAAAGAGGACCGGCTTCGGCCGGTATGGCGCCGCCGGCTACGACGAGCTGATCGACCACCCGTTCGAACTCGGCGGGGTCGAGCGCGTGACGTTCAAGGCCTGCGGCGTGCCGCACGAGATCGTCGTCTCGGGCCGCCATCGCGGCGACCTCAAGCGCCTCGCGCGCGACGCGAAGAAAATTTGCGAATACCAGATCAGACTATTCGGCGAGCCGGCGCCGTTCGAACGCTACGTCTTCCTGCTCTACGTCGGCGGCGACGTCTACGGCGGGCTCGAACACCGCGCGTCTACCGCGCTCGTAGCCAACCGCGACGACCTGCCGGTCAAGGGCGACAAGAGCCTCACCGACGGCTACCTGCAGCTTCTCGGCCTGATCAGCCACGAATACTTCCACAGCTGGAACGTCAAGCGGATCAAGCCGGCCGCGTTCACGCCGTACGAACTGTCCACCGAGAACTATACGAGGCTGTTGTGGGCGTTCGAGGGCGTGACGTCCTATTACGATGATTTGACGCTGGTGCGCTCCGGCCTGATCGACAAGGAGCGCTACCTGCAACTGTTGGCGAAAACGATCACCGCGGTAGAGCGCGGTGCCGGCCGCAGGAAGCAGACGCTCGAAGAATCGAGCTTCACCGCGTGGAACAAGTACTACCGCCAGGACGAGAATAGCCCGAACGCCATCGTCAGCTACTACGCGAAGGGCGCGCTCGCCGCGCTGGCGCTCGATCTGTTCATCCGCGAAGAGAGCGGAGGCGTGAAGAGCCTCGACGACGTGATGTGCGCCTTGTGGAGCAAGTGGCTCTCCGACGGCCAAGGCTTGGCCGAGCACGAGTGGGAGGCGATCGCCGAGGCGGTCACCGGGCTCGACCTCGCCGACTTCTTTGCGTCCGCCTTGCGCTCTACCGAAGACCTGCCACTAGCGAAGCTGCTCGCGACGCAGGGCGTGACGCTGTCTTTCGACGCGGCCGCGTCGGCGTCCGATCGCGGCGGTCTCGCCGACTCGGCCAACGTCAAGGAGCGCGCCGTGTTCGGCGCGAAGACCGCCGCCGATCCGCTCGGCGTCAAGCTCACGCAGGTCTTCGACGGCGGCGCCGCGCAGGCTGCCGGCCTGTCCGGCGGCGACGTGCTGGTCGCGATCGACCATCTGAAGGCCTCCGACTTCGACAAGCAGCTGGCGCGCTACGCGCCGGGTGACAAGATCACCGTCCACTATTTCCGCCGCGACGAACTGGCTAGCGCCACGCTCGAGCTGGCCGCCGCGCCTACCGACACCGCGCGCCTCGCCCTCGCCGGCGACGCCGCCTGGCTGCACCGCTGA